The following are encoded in a window of Halorarum salinum genomic DNA:
- a CDS encoding single-stranded DNA binding protein, translating to MGDIEDVYEDVETDVPFEEFEAAVEDKVEQMGGLADEETAAMLIAHELRDEEVNSIADIKPGMDDVKFLAKVMKVGEVRTFERDGEDDDGHVLNVEVADESGRVTASMWDGMAVDAAETLSQGDVLRIMGRPKEGYSGLEVAVDKAEPDEDAEVDVEATDEYRVEDLSLGVSDVNLLGKVLDTDSIRTFDRDDGTEGRVANLTVGDETGRIRVTLWDERADRAEDLDAGTVVEVVDGYVRERDGSLELHVGNRGAVEETDADVEYVPETTDIAALELGDTVDVAGGVIETDEKRTFDRDDGSEGQVRNVRIKDETGEIRVALWGEKADAGIDLADRVVFTDVEIQDGWQDDLEASAGWRSTVSVLDGDAPAAPSTSRGSAGGGADSGSGDRDAGQGGLSSFADEAAATDAASADSAAADADGTTDGGDAVADGADGGGGGGVVEFTGTVVQAGDPVILDNGSETRSVDTGAKLRLGEEVTVRGTEQDGAIDAEDVF from the coding sequence ATGGGCGACATAGAGGACGTCTACGAGGACGTGGAGACCGACGTCCCCTTCGAGGAGTTCGAGGCCGCCGTCGAGGACAAGGTCGAGCAGATGGGCGGGCTGGCCGACGAGGAGACGGCCGCGATGCTCATCGCCCACGAACTCCGCGACGAGGAGGTGAACTCGATCGCCGACATCAAGCCGGGGATGGACGACGTGAAGTTCCTCGCGAAGGTGATGAAGGTCGGCGAGGTCCGCACGTTCGAGCGGGACGGCGAGGACGATGACGGCCACGTGCTCAACGTGGAGGTCGCCGACGAGTCCGGCCGCGTCACCGCCTCGATGTGGGACGGGATGGCCGTCGACGCCGCCGAGACGCTGAGCCAGGGCGACGTGCTCCGGATCATGGGGCGACCGAAGGAGGGGTACAGCGGCCTGGAGGTCGCCGTCGACAAGGCCGAGCCGGACGAGGACGCCGAGGTCGACGTGGAGGCGACCGACGAGTACCGGGTGGAGGACCTCTCGCTCGGCGTCTCGGACGTGAACCTCCTCGGGAAGGTGCTCGACACCGACTCCATCCGGACGTTCGACCGCGACGACGGCACCGAGGGCCGCGTCGCGAACCTCACGGTCGGCGACGAAACCGGCCGCATCCGGGTCACCCTCTGGGACGAACGGGCGGACCGGGCCGAGGACCTCGACGCCGGAACCGTCGTCGAGGTCGTGGACGGCTACGTCCGCGAGCGCGACGGCTCGCTGGAACTCCACGTCGGCAATCGAGGCGCCGTCGAGGAGACCGACGCCGACGTGGAGTACGTCCCCGAGACGACCGACATCGCGGCGCTCGAACTGGGCGACACCGTCGACGTCGCCGGCGGCGTCATCGAGACGGACGAGAAGCGCACCTTCGACCGTGACGACGGCTCGGAGGGGCAGGTCCGGAACGTCCGCATCAAGGACGAGACGGGCGAGATCCGCGTCGCGCTGTGGGGCGAGAAGGCCGACGCGGGGATCGACCTCGCGGACCGGGTCGTCTTCACCGACGTCGAGATCCAGGACGGCTGGCAGGACGACCTCGAGGCGTCGGCGGGCTGGCGGTCGACCGTCTCGGTGCTGGACGGCGACGCGCCGGCCGCGCCGTCCACGTCGCGCGGGTCGGCCGGCGGCGGTGCCGACTCCGGCTCCGGGGACCGCGACGCCGGCCAGGGCGGGCTCTCCTCGTTCGCCGACGAGGCCGCCGCGACGGACGCCGCGTCGGCCGACTCGGCGGCGGCCGACGCCGATGGAACCACCGACGGCGGCGACGCGGTCGCCGACGGAGCCGACGGGGGCGGCGGGGGCGGCGTCGTGGAGTTCACCGGGACGGTCGTGCAGGCCGGCGACCCGGTCATCCTCGACAACGGTTCGGAGACGCGGAGCGTCGACACGGGTGCGAAGCTCCGGCTGGGGGAGGAGGTGACCGTCCGGGGGACCGAGCAGGACGGCGCCATCGACGCCGAGGACGTGTTCTAG
- a CDS encoding histone: protein MSVELPFAPVDEVIRRNAGDLRVSADAAEELARRIQTRGAELAVAAADRADEDGRKTLMPGDFGVERLVDREELTLPIAPVDRIARLDIDGAYRVSMDARVALADILEDYADNVARAAAILARHADRRTVQGEDIETYFALFE from the coding sequence ATGAGTGTCGAGCTTCCGTTCGCGCCCGTCGACGAGGTCATCCGCCGTAACGCGGGCGACCTCCGGGTGAGCGCCGACGCCGCCGAGGAACTCGCCCGGCGCATCCAGACGCGCGGCGCGGAACTCGCCGTCGCCGCCGCCGACCGGGCGGACGAGGACGGGCGCAAGACCTTGATGCCGGGCGATTTCGGGGTCGAACGGCTCGTCGATCGGGAGGAACTCACGCTGCCCATCGCTCCGGTCGACCGCATCGCCCGGCTCGACATCGACGGCGCATACCGGGTCTCCATGGACGCCCGGGTCGCGCTCGCGGACATCCTCGAGGACTACGCCGACAACGTCGCGCGGGCGGCCGCCATCCTCGCGCGCCACGCCGACCGCAGGACCGTACAGGGCGAGGACATCGAGACGTACTTCGCGCTCTTCGAGTAG
- a CDS encoding histone deacetylase family protein, whose protein sequence is MRFGYSETCLDHDTGARHPENPDRLRAIREGLKRKHGVEYVEADPASREAVGAVHEEEYVEEVSSFCESGGGNWDPDTVASGNTWAAALAAAGQAQWAGERALAGEDGRKTPFALGRPPGHHAVADDAMGFCFVNNVAVAAQSALDDDDADADRIAVFDWDVHHGNGTQDIFYERGDVFYASIHEDGLYPGTGDAAETGIGDGAGTTLNASLGAGAADADYLAVVEDAVGPAIERFDPDLLLVSAGFDAHRHDPISRMRVSTEGYALMTDRMRGLADRTGAGLAFVLEGGYGLDTLAEGVATVHETFDGRPPIEPDEGPKEGTEAVVDDLRDRLDL, encoded by the coding sequence ATGCGCTTCGGCTACAGCGAGACCTGTCTCGACCACGACACCGGCGCCCGCCACCCGGAGAACCCCGATCGCCTGCGGGCCATCCGGGAGGGGCTGAAGCGGAAGCACGGCGTCGAGTACGTCGAGGCCGACCCGGCCTCCCGCGAGGCCGTCGGAGCGGTTCACGAGGAGGAGTACGTCGAGGAGGTCTCGTCCTTCTGCGAGTCGGGCGGCGGCAACTGGGACCCCGACACGGTCGCGAGCGGGAACACCTGGGCGGCGGCGCTCGCCGCCGCCGGACAGGCGCAGTGGGCCGGCGAGCGCGCGCTCGCCGGCGAGGACGGCCGGAAGACCCCGTTCGCGCTCGGCCGCCCGCCGGGCCATCACGCGGTCGCGGACGACGCGATGGGCTTTTGCTTCGTGAACAACGTCGCCGTGGCGGCCCAGTCCGCGCTCGACGACGACGACGCGGACGCGGACCGGATCGCCGTCTTCGACTGGGACGTCCACCACGGCAACGGCACCCAGGACATCTTCTACGAGCGGGGCGACGTGTTCTACGCCTCCATCCACGAGGACGGGCTCTACCCCGGCACCGGCGACGCCGCCGAGACCGGGATCGGCGACGGCGCGGGCACGACCCTGAACGCCTCGCTCGGCGCGGGCGCGGCCGACGCGGACTACCTCGCGGTCGTCGAGGACGCCGTCGGGCCGGCCATCGAGCGGTTCGACCCCGACCTGCTCCTCGTGAGCGCGGGGTTCGACGCACACCGGCACGACCCCATCTCGCGGATGCGCGTCTCGACGGAGGGGTACGCGCTCATGACCGACCGGATGCGCGGGCTGGCCGACCGGACCGGCGCCGGACTCGCGTTCGTGCTGGAGGGCGGCTACGGGCTCGACACGCTCGCGGAGGGGGTCGCGACCGTCCACGAGACGTTCGACGGCCGGCCGCCCATCGAACCCGACGAGGGGCCGAAGGAGGGAACGGAGGCGGTCGTCGACGACCTCCGGGACCGGCTCGACCTCTAG
- the cca gene encoding CCA tRNA nucleotidyltransferase, with protein sequence MTDTDLDALVTRVRERVTPDAAERERLRAAASDLVARATAAVADLPEPADEADVLQVGSTARGTWLAGDRDIDVFVRFPTSIPTSDLETYGLRVGHATLPDGREEYAEHPYVKGEYEGFDVDLVPCYDVESAADIRSSVDRTPFHNAYLAARLDDALSGEVRAFKRFLKGIGVYGSDLRTEGFSGYLAELLVLEHGSFRATVGAAADWTPPVEFDPEGHGRASFDDPLVVVDPTDPERNVAAVLSRDNLARFQHHARDLLADPRESVFFPPERPPMSAEEVHEHVRRRGTAPVAVAFDAPDVVDDQLYPQLRRSLDGLERELSGRGFEVVRSTTAATEPDDGRRALLLFELAHRTLPAVERHEGPPVHVRDHAEGFYRKYADADAYGPFVADGRYVVEREREERDAAALLDSDLLFEAALGARVETALRAGYDVLAGEELAGLDGEFGDELRAYFEPHV encoded by the coding sequence ATGACCGACACGGACCTCGACGCGCTCGTCACCCGCGTACGCGAGCGGGTGACGCCCGACGCCGCCGAGCGCGAGCGGTTGCGGGCGGCCGCGAGCGACCTCGTGGCCCGCGCGACGGCCGCCGTCGCCGACCTCCCGGAACCGGCCGACGAGGCGGACGTGCTGCAGGTCGGCTCGACCGCGCGGGGGACGTGGCTCGCCGGGGACCGGGACATCGACGTCTTCGTCCGCTTCCCGACCTCGATCCCCACCTCCGACCTGGAGACGTACGGCCTCCGGGTCGGCCACGCGACGCTCCCCGACGGACGCGAGGAGTACGCCGAACACCCGTACGTGAAGGGCGAGTACGAGGGGTTCGACGTCGACCTGGTCCCCTGCTACGACGTGGAGAGCGCGGCCGACATCCGCTCGTCGGTCGACCGGACGCCGTTCCACAACGCCTACCTCGCCGCCAGGCTCGACGACGCCCTTTCGGGGGAGGTTCGGGCGTTCAAACGATTCCTCAAGGGGATCGGCGTCTACGGCAGCGACCTGCGGACGGAGGGATTCTCGGGCTACCTCGCCGAGCTGCTGGTGCTCGAACACGGCTCGTTCCGCGCGACGGTCGGGGCCGCCGCCGACTGGACGCCGCCGGTCGAGTTCGACCCGGAGGGCCACGGCCGCGCCTCCTTCGACGACCCGCTCGTCGTCGTCGACCCGACCGACCCCGAGCGCAACGTCGCCGCCGTGCTCTCGCGGGACAACCTCGCCCGCTTCCAGCACCACGCCCGCGACCTGCTCGCCGACCCGCGCGAGTCGGTCTTCTTCCCGCCCGAGCGCCCGCCGATGTCCGCCGAGGAGGTGCACGAACACGTTCGACGCCGCGGGACGGCGCCGGTCGCCGTCGCCTTCGACGCCCCGGACGTCGTGGACGACCAGCTCTACCCGCAACTCCGCCGGTCGCTCGACGGCCTCGAACGGGAACTGTCCGGCCGGGGGTTCGAGGTCGTCCGGTCGACGACCGCCGCGACGGAACCCGACGACGGCCGGCGGGCCCTGCTCCTGTTCGAACTGGCCCACCGGACCCTGCCGGCGGTCGAGCGCCACGAGGGGCCGCCGGTCCACGTCCGCGACCACGCCGAGGGGTTCTACCGGAAGTACGCCGACGCCGACGCCTACGGCCCGTTCGTCGCCGACGGCCGCTACGTGGTCGAGCGCGAGCGCGAGGAGCGGGACGCGGCGGCGCTGCTCGACTCGGATCTGCTGTTCGAGGCGGCCCTCGGGGCCCGGGTGGAGACGGCGCTCCGCGCCGGCTACGACGTGCTCGCGGGCGAGGAACTCGCGGGGCTCGACGGCGAGTTCGGGGACGAGCTGCGGGCGTACTTCGAGCCGCACGTCTAG
- a CDS encoding DUF6663 family protein: MEATTDGRYRVLSRGEGAVTLADLAPVEDPADAYEPVQVAATDYGGSLADAVAALEPGFVVDAELAWAGGEARFESVSVRRRDRYWYADDVENLFEAARDAWRDARAAGDAMGSRVTRNTDGETNGALYVFADAGARDLLAEFRNGTTPIEPLVERVNEGAIEDANGDGGGGYDADDADDVDDGAEHPPEREVFVLRPADGAFVVVYVAFERDGLLARTVRDTYF; encoded by the coding sequence ATGGAGGCGACCACGGACGGACGATACCGCGTGCTCTCGCGCGGGGAGGGGGCGGTCACGCTGGCCGACCTCGCGCCAGTCGAGGACCCGGCGGACGCCTACGAGCCCGTCCAGGTGGCCGCGACGGACTACGGCGGGAGCCTCGCGGACGCGGTCGCCGCGCTCGAACCGGGCTTCGTCGTGGACGCGGAGCTCGCCTGGGCCGGCGGCGAGGCGCGGTTCGAATCCGTCTCCGTCCGCCGGCGGGACCGGTACTGGTACGCCGACGACGTGGAGAACCTCTTCGAGGCGGCCCGCGACGCGTGGCGGGACGCTCGCGCCGCCGGAGACGCGATGGGCTCGCGGGTGACCCGGAACACGGACGGCGAGACGAACGGGGCGCTGTACGTCTTCGCCGACGCCGGCGCGCGGGACCTGCTGGCCGAGTTCCGGAACGGGACGACGCCGATCGAACCGCTCGTCGAGCGGGTGAACGAGGGGGCGATCGAGGACGCGAACGGGGACGGCGGAGGCGGGTACGACGCGGACGACGCGGACGACGTGGACGACGGGGCCGAGCATCCGCCCGAACGCGAGGTGTTCGTCCTGCGGCCCGCCGACGGTGCGTTCGTGGTCGTCTACGTCGCGTTCGAGCGGGACGGGTTGCTCGCGCGGACGGTCCGGGACACGTACTTCTAG
- a CDS encoding metallophosphoesterase: MPSFRFRDRAVVVPAADAIVCADLHVGRGEASDVEYPVGETADLRGRLRELLSEHSPGEVAFAGDVLHRFRRASVRTDRALSALADACRDAGARPVLVAGNHDAMLPEVWDGPVHDAYALEADGERVVVRHGHEAPPPDETADCYVVGHDHPTISVEGHRRPCFLFGPEQFRDADVLMLPSFTRLAPGVQVNGMGTSDFDSPFVTDADALRPVVRDPDAGETVTFPPLGAFRRML, encoded by the coding sequence GTGCCGTCGTTCCGCTTTCGCGACCGCGCCGTCGTCGTGCCCGCCGCCGACGCGATCGTCTGTGCCGACCTCCACGTCGGGCGGGGCGAGGCCTCCGACGTGGAGTACCCCGTCGGGGAGACGGCGGACCTCCGCGGACGGCTCCGGGAACTCCTCTCCGAGCACTCGCCGGGCGAGGTGGCGTTCGCCGGCGACGTCCTTCACCGGTTCCGTCGAGCGTCGGTCCGGACCGATCGGGCGCTCTCGGCGCTCGCCGACGCGTGTCGGGACGCGGGCGCGAGGCCGGTGCTGGTCGCCGGCAATCACGACGCGATGCTCCCCGAGGTGTGGGACGGGCCCGTCCACGACGCGTACGCGCTCGAGGCGGACGGCGAACGGGTCGTCGTCCGCCACGGCCACGAGGCGCCGCCCCCCGACGAGACCGCCGACTGCTACGTCGTCGGCCACGACCACCCGACAATCTCGGTCGAGGGGCACCGACGGCCCTGCTTCCTGTTCGGCCCGGAGCAGTTCCGGGACGCCGACGTGCTGATGCTCCCGTCGTTCACGCGGCTGGCCCCGGGCGTCCAGGTGAACGGCATGGGGACCAGCGACTTCGACTCGCCGTTCGTGACCGACGCCGACGCGCTCAGGCCCGTCGTCCGTGACCCGGACGCGGGCGAGACGGTGACGTTCCCGCCGCTCGGGGCGTTCAGGCGGATGCTGTGA
- the pdhA gene encoding pyruvate dehydrogenase (acetyl-transferring) E1 component subunit alpha has product MTRAEEGDAPADPMGDVYRVLDRDGNPVEQVPDVDDATLLDVYRDMRAARRFDERAVSLQRQGRIGTYAAIAGQEAVSVAGTHALRSDDPVFYQYREHGAVIARGFPPGYLAYWMGHEGGTAELADVDVFPLNIGVAAHLPHAVGAAMAFDHRDEDRVVAAHFGDGATSEGDFHEALNFAGVFDAPNVFLCTNNQWAISVPRERQTASDTIAEKAVAYGFEGVRVDGMDPLAVYDVTRRAAAKARADDGDADHRPTLVECVAYRFGAHTTADDPSAYREEAELDRWKRWDPIPRFEAFLRGRGLLDDERVEAIGADADERVAEVIEAAESVEADPASMFEHVYAEPTPELRRQRDEFLDALQRHGRDAFEREG; this is encoded by the coding sequence ATGACACGGGCCGAGGAGGGGGACGCGCCGGCGGACCCGATGGGGGACGTGTACCGCGTGCTCGACCGGGACGGGAATCCGGTCGAGCAGGTGCCCGACGTGGACGACGCGACCCTTCTCGACGTCTACCGCGACATGCGGGCCGCCCGTCGGTTCGACGAGCGGGCGGTCAGCCTCCAGCGGCAGGGACGCATCGGAACGTACGCGGCCATCGCCGGACAGGAGGCCGTCTCCGTCGCGGGCACCCACGCGCTCCGGTCCGACGACCCGGTGTTCTACCAGTACCGCGAACACGGCGCGGTGATCGCCCGCGGGTTCCCGCCGGGCTATCTTGCGTACTGGATGGGCCACGAGGGGGGGACCGCCGAGCTCGCGGACGTCGACGTGTTCCCCCTGAACATCGGCGTCGCCGCGCACCTCCCCCACGCCGTCGGCGCGGCGATGGCGTTCGACCACCGGGACGAGGACCGCGTCGTCGCGGCCCACTTCGGCGACGGCGCGACCTCGGAGGGCGACTTCCACGAGGCGCTCAACTTCGCGGGCGTCTTCGACGCGCCGAACGTCTTCCTCTGTACGAACAACCAGTGGGCCATCTCGGTCCCGCGCGAACGACAGACCGCGTCCGACACCATCGCCGAGAAGGCCGTCGCGTACGGCTTCGAGGGCGTCCGCGTCGACGGGATGGACCCGCTCGCCGTCTACGACGTGACGCGGCGCGCGGCGGCGAAGGCCCGGGCGGACGACGGGGACGCGGACCACCGCCCGACGCTCGTCGAGTGTGTCGCGTACCGCTTCGGCGCACACACCACCGCCGACGACCCGTCGGCGTACCGGGAGGAGGCCGAACTCGACCGGTGGAAACGGTGGGACCCGATCCCCCGGTTCGAGGCGTTCCTCCGCGGACGGGGACTGCTGGACGACGAACGGGTCGAGGCGATCGGGGCCGACGCCGACGAGCGGGTGGCCGAGGTGATCGAAGCGGCCGAGTCGGTCGAGGCGGACCCCGCGTCCATGTTCGAGCACGTGTACGCGGAGCCGACCCCGGAGCTTCGGCGCCAGCGCGACGAGTTCCTGGACGCCCTCCAGCGTCACGGCCGCGACGCCTTCGAGCGGGAGGGCTGA
- a CDS encoding threonine synthase, with the protein METTQAFRGLDCTGCGASFDANEHGRCPECGGSLDPAYDYDAVEPGDLLGRTSDDGPGHWRYDALLPFPATGGLSANEGDTPLVRTDRLAEELGVAAAYVKDEGRNPTGTVLDRGMSVVATAAADRGLEPLALAAAGNAGQSAAAYAGRADLRSYAFVPSRTAFSNKAMVNVHGGDMRVVGGRYADAAAAVDDQLETEYHSLQEFTTPYRHEGAKTIAFELFADVGVPDAVVVPVGTGELLVGVVKGFRELRAVGATESLPSVYAVQPEGCAPIATAWQAGADAVEAWTRPDTIVGELEIEEPAGGDRALAALADADGDAFAVPDADALESAVTVAQSEVLEVGGPGGVALAGAWRLAEEGDLDAAEEVVVVNPDAGGKTPDVLRSHLMGKGI; encoded by the coding sequence ATGGAGACGACGCAGGCGTTCCGCGGGCTCGACTGCACGGGCTGTGGCGCGTCGTTCGACGCGAACGAGCACGGGCGCTGTCCCGAGTGCGGAGGGTCGCTCGACCCGGCGTACGACTACGACGCGGTCGAACCCGGTGACCTCCTCGGCCGGACGTCCGACGACGGTCCGGGACACTGGCGGTACGACGCGCTGCTCCCGTTCCCGGCAACGGGCGGCCTGTCGGCGAACGAGGGCGACACGCCGCTGGTCCGGACCGATCGACTCGCCGAGGAGCTCGGCGTCGCGGCCGCGTACGTGAAGGACGAGGGCCGAAACCCGACGGGGACGGTGCTCGACCGCGGGATGAGCGTCGTCGCGACCGCCGCGGCCGACAGGGGGCTGGAACCGCTCGCGCTCGCGGCCGCCGGCAACGCGGGACAGTCGGCGGCGGCCTACGCCGGGCGGGCCGACCTCCGATCGTACGCGTTCGTCCCCTCGCGAACGGCCTTCTCGAACAAGGCCATGGTGAACGTCCACGGCGGCGACATGCGGGTCGTCGGCGGGCGCTACGCCGACGCCGCCGCGGCGGTGGACGACCAGCTGGAGACGGAGTACCACTCGCTCCAGGAGTTCACGACGCCGTACCGCCACGAGGGGGCGAAGACGATCGCCTTCGAACTGTTCGCGGACGTCGGCGTCCCCGACGCCGTCGTCGTTCCGGTCGGGACCGGCGAGTTGCTCGTCGGGGTCGTGAAGGGCTTCCGGGAACTCCGGGCGGTCGGCGCGACGGAGTCGCTCCCCTCGGTGTACGCCGTCCAGCCGGAGGGCTGCGCGCCCATCGCGACCGCGTGGCAGGCCGGCGCCGACGCCGTCGAGGCGTGGACCCGCCCGGACACCATCGTGGGCGAACTGGAGATCGAGGAACCGGCGGGCGGTGACCGCGCGCTCGCCGCGCTCGCGGACGCGGACGGTGACGCGTTCGCGGTCCCCGACGCCGACGCGCTCGAGAGCGCAGTCACCGTCGCACAGTCCGAGGTCCTCGAAGTCGGCGGCCCCGGCGGAGTCGCGCTCGCCGGCGCGTGGCGACTGGCCGAGGAGGGGGATCTGGACGCGGCGGAGGAGGTGGTCGTCGTGAACCCCGACGCCGGCGGAAAGACGCCCGACGTGTTGCGCAGCCACCTGATGGGGAAGGGCATCTGA
- a CDS encoding metal-dependent transcriptional regulator — MLSDVMEDYLKAIYVLQTEEGPPVSTSAIAERVGKTPPTVTSMLDTLAERGLVEREKYKGAELTAEGRTVALEVIRHHRLLEAYLAEHLDYSWSEVHEEADALEHHISEEFERRVAEALGNPSVDPHGDPIPGVDLEPPGDAETHPLTDFEVGDRVVIARVSDRDDEELEYLDRAGITPGTVVTVVDVAPFGMVTVDVDGDEQSLPEPIATSVRVRTDARESSTPKTTDA; from the coding sequence ATGCTGAGCGACGTGATGGAGGACTACCTCAAGGCGATCTACGTCCTCCAGACGGAGGAGGGGCCGCCGGTTTCCACCTCCGCCATCGCCGAACGAGTCGGCAAGACCCCGCCGACGGTGACGAGCATGCTCGACACGCTGGCCGAGCGAGGCCTCGTCGAACGGGAGAAGTACAAGGGTGCCGAGCTGACGGCCGAGGGCCGGACCGTCGCGCTGGAGGTGATCCGCCACCACCGGCTGCTGGAGGCGTACCTCGCCGAACACCTCGACTACTCCTGGAGCGAGGTACACGAGGAGGCCGACGCCCTCGAACACCACATCAGCGAGGAGTTCGAGCGGCGGGTCGCGGAGGCGCTCGGGAACCCGAGCGTCGATCCACACGGCGATCCGATCCCGGGCGTCGACCTCGAACCGCCGGGGGACGCCGAGACGCACCCGCTCACCGACTTCGAGGTCGGTGACCGTGTCGTCATCGCGCGGGTGAGCGACCGCGACGACGAGGAGCTCGAGTACCTCGACCGGGCGGGCATCACCCCGGGGACCGTCGTCACCGTCGTCGACGTGGCGCCGTTCGGAATGGTGACCGTCGACGTCGACGGGGACGAGCAGAGCCTACCCGAACCGATCGCCACGTCGGTTCGGGTACGGACCGACGCCCGTGAAAGCTCCACCCCGAAGACGACCGACGCGTGA
- a CDS encoding TMEM165/GDT1 family protein yields the protein MTGYPELVVVAAIAQLAVLPGEKVQFIIAGLSTRYRPAIVVAAAATAFAAWTAVEIAFGAAVQEVLPPVALDAVTAGLFLLFAVLLLRSAPAADAGPHAAETDGGDAALPSVDGGTTVLGREVSGRVGSFVSIFTLLAAGEFGDKTQLVTIGLAAQYGASSAIWVGEMLVIVPVSLANAYLFHRFSHRFDVRKAYLVGAMLFAFFGFDAVLTVLTGFSVWETIVGGASQAVLGPL from the coding sequence GTGACCGGCTACCCGGAACTCGTCGTCGTCGCGGCGATCGCACAGCTCGCGGTCCTCCCAGGCGAGAAGGTGCAGTTCATCATCGCCGGGCTGTCGACCCGGTACCGTCCGGCTATCGTCGTGGCGGCCGCGGCGACGGCGTTCGCCGCCTGGACCGCCGTCGAGATCGCCTTCGGCGCGGCCGTCCAGGAGGTGCTCCCGCCGGTCGCCCTCGACGCGGTCACAGCGGGGCTGTTCCTCCTCTTCGCGGTGCTGCTGCTCCGATCGGCGCCGGCAGCCGACGCCGGACCACACGCCGCGGAAACCGACGGCGGCGACGCGGCGCTGCCGAGCGTCGACGGCGGGACGACCGTCCTCGGCCGCGAGGTGTCGGGGCGGGTCGGGAGCTTCGTCTCCATCTTCACCCTGCTGGCAGCCGGCGAGTTCGGCGACAAGACCCAGCTCGTCACCATCGGGCTCGCCGCCCAGTACGGCGCGAGTTCGGCCATCTGGGTCGGCGAGATGCTCGTCATCGTCCCGGTGAGCCTCGCGAACGCGTACCTCTTCCACCGGTTCTCCCACCGGTTCGACGTCCGGAAGGCCTATCTGGTCGGCGCGATGCTGTTCGCCTTCTTCGGGTTCGACGCGGTGCTGACCGTCCTCACGGGGTTCTCCGTCTGGGAGACGATCGTGGGCGGCGCATCGCAGGCGGTCCTCGGCCCCCTGTGA
- a CDS encoding LysE family translocator → MSVTAVSLLAGGLFGLALAAPPGPMNAVIAEESVVRGWAAGAKAGLGAATADGVFFLLALVGVVGVVERYPALRGVMVGAGGVLMCYYAVGAARSLRSSFVDGDSASDASAGFRKAFVLALTNPYQVLFWLTVGVGLLEPGTVDVFAEAGVASLAGSVVVQTGSPALVVGFFGGIGLWIVGFPAALVAARQRVEALAPAVAGLSALVLAGFGVAFLLDAAGTLGGVVG, encoded by the coding sequence GTGTCGGTGACCGCCGTCTCACTGCTCGCGGGTGGCCTCTTCGGGCTGGCGCTGGCCGCGCCGCCGGGACCGATGAACGCCGTCATCGCCGAGGAGAGCGTCGTCCGGGGGTGGGCCGCCGGGGCGAAGGCGGGCCTGGGCGCGGCGACGGCGGACGGCGTCTTCTTCCTCCTCGCGCTCGTCGGCGTCGTCGGCGTCGTCGAGCGATACCCGGCGCTCCGCGGGGTCATGGTCGGCGCCGGCGGCGTCCTGATGTGCTACTACGCGGTCGGCGCGGCGCGGTCGCTCCGGAGCTCCTTCGTCGACGGAGACTCGGCGTCCGACGCGTCGGCCGGGTTCCGGAAGGCGTTCGTCCTCGCGCTGACGAACCCCTACCAGGTGCTGTTCTGGCTCACCGTCGGCGTCGGACTGCTCGAACCCGGAACGGTGGACGTGTTCGCGGAGGCCGGCGTCGCGTCGCTCGCCGGGTCGGTCGTCGTCCAGACCGGGAGCCCCGCGCTCGTCGTCGGCTTCTTCGGCGGCATCGGGCTGTGGATCGTCGGCTTCCCCGCCGCGCTAGTGGCCGCACGGCAACGGGTCGAGGCGCTCGCGCCGGCCGTCGCCGGGCTCTCGGCGCTGGTGCTCGCCGGGTTCGGCGTCGCGTTCCTGCTCGACGCGGCGGGGACGCTCGGCGGGGTCGTCGGGTGA